The Vigna unguiculata cultivar IT97K-499-35 chromosome 6, ASM411807v1, whole genome shotgun sequence genome contains a region encoding:
- the LOC114188105 gene encoding CSC1-like protein ERD4, with protein sequence MDFTSFLTSLGTSFLIFLVLMIVFAFLSSKPGNNVVYFPNRILKGLEPSEGGPKSRNPFSWIKEAMSSSERDIVTMSGVDTAVYFVFLTTVLSILVLSGVILLPVLLPLSATDNAVKTQGAKSQTTSKGTFNELDKLSMANITAKSSRLWGFLIACYWVSIVTFVLLWRAYKHVSWLRAEALKSPDVRPQQFAIVVRDIPNATQGQTKKEQVDAYFKAIYPEAFYRSMIVTDNKVVNKTWESLEGFKKKLARAEAVYERSKTTAKPEGTRPTNKTGFLGLVGKKVDSIDYYNDKINELVTKLESDQKVTLREKQQDAALVFFSNRVVAASAAQSLHAQMVDTWSVFDAPEPNQLIWPNLKIKYFQRELRQYLVYVIVALTIFFYMIPITFISAFTTLDNLVKYLPFLKPVVRIKALRTVLEAYLPQLALIIFLALLPKLLLFLSKFEGIPTESHAVRAASGKYYYFIVLNVFIGVTIGGTLFKAFHRIQENPNINEIASLLAESLPGNATFFLTYVALKFFVGYGLELSRIVPLIIYHLKRKYLCKTEAELKEAWQPGDLGYATRVPGDMLIVTIVFCYSVIAPVIIPFGVLYFGLGWLVLRNQALKVYVPSYESYGRMWPHIHKRVLASLILYQITMFGYFGAQKFYYTPLVLPLPFLSLIFGFICGKKFYPAFEHPALEVAANPLKEPPNMELIFRSFIPPSLSSEKIEDERFEDALSSVSRTTPV encoded by the exons ATGGATTTTACTTCGTTTTTGACGTCCCTGGGGACTTCGTTTCTGATATTTCTGGTTTTGATGATCGTGTTTGCGTTTCTATCGAGTAAGCCTGGGAACAATGTGGTGTACTTCCCCAACAGGATCCTCAAGGGGTTGGAGCCATCGGAAGGAGGGCCCAAGAGCCGCAACCCTTTCTCCTGGATCAAGGAGGCCATGTCTTCTTCAGAACGTGATATTGTTACCATGTCTGGGGTTGACACTGCCGTCTACTTCGTCTTTCTCACCACTG TGTTGAGCATCCTGGTTTTATCTGGAGTTATTCTGCTACCGGTTCTTCTGCCGCTTTCTGCTACTGACAATGCTGTGAAGACACAAGGTGCAAAGTCACAAACAACTAGCAAAGGAACATTCAATGAACTTGACAAGTTATCAATGGCTAACATCACG GCAAAGAGTTCAAGGCTGTGGGGATTTTTAATTGCCTGTTACTGGGTTTCAATTGTTACATTTGTTCTCCTGTGGAGAGCTTACAAACATGTTTCATGGCTGCGAGCCGAAGCTCTTAAGTCCCCTGATGTGAGGCCTCAACAGTTTGCTATAGTTGTGAGAGACATACCTAATGCTACTCAAGGTCAGACTAAGAAGGAACAGGTTGATGCTTATTTTAAAGCCATCTATCCAGAGGCATTTTACAGATCTATGATCGTAACAGACAACAAAGTG GTGAACAAGACTTGGGAGAGCTTAGAAGGGTTTAAGAAGAAGCTTGCCCGTGCCGAAGCAGTATATGAAAGGTCTAAAACAACTGCCAAACCAGAAGGAACAAGACCTACTAACAAGACAGGCTTCCTTGGACTTGTTGGTAAAAAGGTCGATAGCATAGATTATTACAATGATAAGATTAATGAACTTGTTACCAAATTGGAATCTGATCAAAAGGTTACCCTTAGAGAGAAGCAGCAAGATGCTGCTCTGGTGTTTTTCTCAAATAGGGTGGTTGCAGCGTCTGCAGCTCAGAGTTTGCATGCACAAATGGTTGACACTTGGTCAGTCTTTGATGCTCCTGAACCCAATCAACTAATATGGCCTAATTTGAAAATCAAGTATTTTCAGAGAGAGCTGAGGCAGTACTTGGTGTATGTCATTGTGGCACTGACTATATTCTTCTACATGATTCCGATTACATTTATATCTGCATTTACTACTTTGGATAATTTGGTGAAGTATCTTCCATTTTTAAAGCCAGTTGTTCGTATAAAGGCTTTGAGAACAGTGTTGGAAGCTTACCTCCCTCAACTTGCGCTGATTATTTTCTTGGCATTGTTGCCCAAGTTGCTTCTGTTCTTGTCTAAATTTGAAGGCATTCCAACCGAAAGTCATGCAGTTAGAGCTGCATCTGGAAAATACTATTATTTCATCGTGCTGAACGTTTTCATTGGAGTTACTATAGGTGGAACCTTGTTCAAAGCATTCCACAGAATTCAGGAGAACCCCAACATAAATGAAATTGCGTCCTTGCTAGCTGAAAGCCTCCCCGGCAATGCTACTTTTTTCTTGACCTATGTTGCCCTTAA ATTTTTCGTTGGCTATGGCCTTGAACTGTCCCGAATAGTTCCTCTCATTATATACCATTTGAAGAGAAAGTATCTTTGCAAGACCGAAGCTGAATTGAAAGAGGCTTGGCAACCTGGAGATCTTGGTTATGCAACAAGAGTTCCCGGTGACATGCTGATTGTCACAATTGTGTTCTGTTACTCTGTTATTGCTCCTGTGATAATCCCATTTGGTGTTCTATATTTTGGCCTAGGATGGCTTGTTCTGCGAAATCAG GCACTCAAAGTCTACGTACCATCATATGAAAGCTATGGAAGAATGTGGCCTCACATACACAAACGTGTACTAGCTTCTCTGATATTGTATCAAATTACCATGTTTGGATACTTTGGGGCGCAGAAATTCTACTATACACCACTTGTGCTTCCTCTTCCCTTTTTGTCACTGATCTTTGGTTTTATCTGCGGAAAGAAATTCTACCCTGCCTTCGAACATCCTGCACTTGAGGTTGCAGCTAATCCACTTAAGGAACCTCCCAACATGGAGTTGATTTTCAGATCTTTCATTCCACCTAGCTTGAGTTCTGAGAAGATAGAAGATGAGCGGTTTGAAGATGCTTTGTCTTCAGTTTCGAGAACAACGCCTGTTTGA